A genomic segment from Brienomyrus brachyistius isolate T26 chromosome 9, BBRACH_0.4, whole genome shotgun sequence encodes:
- the ntd5 gene encoding beta-2-glycoprotein 1-like isoform X2 translates to MDCSLFFLLAVWACTERFISQATEQTESCPDSVLGNERRSSCPKRCQTDKDCPGRRRCLCDGQCGLSCVTPGRTCPWPLPLNPNTVSLLLSPAPSFSALLETRCQPGFAMDGSMEAVVRRCQGDRRWSGEDPTCTAVPAIGPRYCPLPDEIRNEFTIKGSSAVGSNILYSCHPGFKLVGNRENFCQQNQTWQYPHPICQRVFCPPPVEVDHGYLVAVQRQEYEVGEDIYYLCKKTFLLDGPNRVNCQSNGTWSEVPFCRARCTVPAQRSRVTLGGLKLWPYEIPDGTVQHGDNITFYCKHPEKQCSFTAVQSCFDGELPAPDCYLEPTWLQYKIFPHRLVSEIELCNSSD, encoded by the exons ATGGACTGTTCTCTTTTCTTCCTTCTAGCTGTCTGGGCTTGTACCGAGCGTTTTATCTCCCAAGCAACTG AACAGACAGAATCATGTCCAGACAGTGTCTTGGGCAATGAGAGGCGAAGCAGCTGCCCAAAGCGCTGCCAGACGGACAAGGACTGTCCAGGCAGGAGAAGGTGCTTGTGCGACGGGCAGTGTGGACTCAGCTGTGTGACTCCAG GTCGCACCTGCCCTTGGCCCCTGCCTCTCAACCCAAACACTGTTTCCCTGCTGCTCTCTCCTGCACCCTCCTTCTCTGCTCTTCTCGAAACCCGCTGCCAGCCTGGCTTCGCCATGGATGGCAGTATGGAGGCGGTAGTCCGCCGTTGTCAAGGCGATCGGCGATGGAGTGGCGAGGATCCAACATGCACAG CTGTTCCAGCAATCGGGCCACGTTACTGCCCACTACCAGATGAGATTCGGAACGAATTTACAATCAAGGGCAGTTCTGCAGTCGGCTCAAATATCCTGTATAGCTGCCACCCTGG ATTTAAATTGGTCGGAAATAGGGAGAATTTCTGTCAGCAGAACCAGACCTGGCAGTACCCTCATCCCATCTGTCAGA GAGTTTTCTGCCCTCCACCTGTTGAAGTGGACCACGGTTATCTGGTGGCTGTTCAGCGACAAGAGTATGAAGTGGGCGAGGATATCTATTACCTCTGCAAGAAGACATTCCTATTGGATGGCCCCAACCGGGTGAACTGCCAATCAAATGGCACCTGGAGTGAGGTTCCTTTTTGTAGAG CCCGCTGCACAGTCCCAGCACAGCGAAGTCGAGTGACATTGGGAGGTCTGAAGCTCTGGCCTTATGAGATTCCTGACGGCACCGTCCAGCATGGCGATAACATCACCTTCTACTGCAAACACCCCGAGAAACAGTGCAGCTTCACTGCTGTGCAGTCCTGCTTTGATGGTGAACTACCAGCACCAGACTGTTACCTTG AGCCGACTTGGCTGCAGTACAAAATCTTCCCCCATCGCCTGGTTTCAGAAATTGAGCTTTGTAATTCCAGTGACTAG
- the dbpb gene encoding D site albumin promoter binding protein b, which yields MSRPLSHLVPPDIPAGASPQFGSGNQAGMTPGAGHPTSMASLKSLLQSPSNGDQKSKDCRDMKEKEEPEEMSSSLDGGDHGRSPKAPSQSAFLGPLLWERTLPCDGSLFQLQYMDLEEFLTENGMGNLHHGSSSSAQIPSQSSQSTIPSQSSQCPPSPPPPCSSSSSISSPISSSPSSPSLLPLNVQQTGSSLRAECLHGGQAGSLDSSPTESSSSSSSCPPHPLPTCSDGNDIIVNFDPDPADLALSSIPGQEAFDPRRRHFTEEELRPQPIIKKAQKMLVPDEMKDEKYWNRRCKNNDAAKRSRDARRLKENQISVRAAFLERENAALRREVADMRKELGRCRDILSKYQSRHGDH from the exons ATGTCCAGGCCGCTCTCTCATCTTGTACCCCCTGACATCCCTGCTGGAGCTAGTCCACAATTTGGAAGCGGTAACCAAGCAGGAATGACCCCGGGTGCGGGACacccgacttccatggccagtTTGAAGTCCCTTCTGCAGTCACCCTCAAACGGTGATCAGAAGAGCAAGGACTGCCGTGATATGAAAG AGAAAGAAGAGCCAGAGGAGATGTCCAGCTCTCTGGATGGTGGTGACCATGGGAGATCCCCGAAAGCCCCCTCCCAATCTGCCTTTCTGGGCCCCCTGCTGTGGGAGCgcaccctgccctgtgatggcagCTTGTTCCAGCTGCAGTATATGGATCTGGAAGAGTTCCTCACCGAGAACGGGATGGGGAACCTGCACCACGGCAGCTCGAGTTCTGCCCAGATTCCATCCCAGAGTTCCCAGTCGACCATCCCCAGTCAGAGCTCTCAGTGTCCCccgtcccccccacctccatgcTCATCGTCGTCCTCCATCTCCTCACCTATTTCCTCATCTCCCTCATCTCCTTCACTGCTGCCGCTCAATGTGCAGCAGACAGGGTCAAGCTTGCGAGCAGAGTGTCTCCACG GAGGCCAGGCAGGGTCTCTGGATTCTTCTCCAACAGAATCatcatcttcctcttcctcctgtccCCCACATCCACTCCCCACCTGCTCTGATGGGAATGACATCATAGTGAACTTTGACCCCGACCCTGCAGACCTGGCACTGTCCAGTATCCCTGGACAGGAGGCCTTTGATCCACGGAGACGTCACTTCACTGAGGAAGAGCTCAGGCCTCAGCCGATAATCAAGAAGGCCCAAAAAATGCTGGTACCAGACGAAATGAAG GATGAAAAATACTGGAACCGGCGGTGCAAAAACAATGATGCGGCCAAACGGTCGCGGGACGCCAGGCGGCTGAAAGAGAACCAGATCTCTGTGCGGGCGGCTTTCCTGGAGCGGGAGAATGCGGCCCTGCGGCGGGAGGTGGCCGACATGCGCAAGGAGCTGGGCCGCTGCCGTGATATTCTCAGCAAGTACCAGAGTCGCCACGGAGACCATTAA
- the si:dkeyp-69b9.6 gene encoding uncharacterized protein si:dkeyp-69b9.6 has protein sequence MESGGSGRSSAGGGGGGGGAGTSNSGSGNSSSSAGRSGGSSSRSGGGGSSSGASNRSSSVSGSGIIITTSGAGGVAPAPPPSSEWEMFQFGKYNLDIIEMLSGHQAHQFKGLGLERQLQHQQQVQLHQHQQQLQQQQQAETSGALLSGLSLGSLQGPRGNAFSDSSSIFSKMTAPPPPLPPQPSSSSSQSSRKSSKMGVSGASGGGSASHGTAYPQFLRSFHPAEAALAQEQLHPGMGRFEHFAGGSGGTGGAGGIGGIVASAPPPPPPLHPGLSVPQASPGPSSSTPSPSSSASTSNNPSSSSSTVTSLGHQLVGAQSDARSLHQQFSCMLAANQYFLSGVPANASLEQFLVQQGTHNHLGLGLSQAGGETSSGLAPPPALHPSHTHSHSTPQQQQQQQQQQQQQQQLPPHALSHPHSHSHPHHPLHAAPQSSSLGSFDFQGIPVLSSNQLASLMQQESGLPLPLPLLSLPKEEGKGDTAGGGSGGGRRKKAMAGYLPQRKLESNNNTSSNNSHSAGDPNPSSSSGRHGHDASSGLVGGSGGVNMQSVSGEPSSLLTSSASSSSAVSSSSSSVPSSTAASVLVTNGLQITKSESIGAMTPTITQPEPEPLYHCGECGKTFTHLSSLRRHLRSHGLVSGNGSNTNSSANPISIPSQNHHQPDANIPHSTQDLTSQSNSHHQQPQPQASLNAQQQQPNPAPISSSSCPSPEKNHRCPECGKGFKKRGHLLQHGVIHSGARPFACTICQRAFNRRESLTRHEKIHEEKPYRCPACGRCFRESTSLLNHAASGTCGKPGRGSRSRPSTSGNNSMIGQDGRYRSKISKPGGIESGESEAVEYPSGQLTGRVVYGKTEEEEEEEDGVVGSMIGEDQDVKTALTCEGLFQSGRGGVGSSGNKTEGKYSADYSRNRYQTLYRGDEYRGDYKQHRSQANPSPCYPGEPSCGSGMTGPALRKAPLAPTLHPHPQSQTQQQQPHLPLSSLLDDTEDDVTSSVNSAISAIAAAAAASCMPGEHNNAGGRGEERRDIIGGLLGGLGLGPLGVSPGAPSSTSGMDKTYRGTQDSMGSTMTPSTHHNQQQHQQQTSTVKPKRPRKPRPKKEAGSGAGATGESGKRRTHSQRGTSGDPERLFLCSVCGRGFTRRETLRRHDRIHTGEKPHHCSVCGKNFREAFHLTKHHTVHSGEKNYKCGLCGKDFGYAQSLKRHGKLHQKGEFEEIPTTAGGNNSSSSNSAVTPGGSISQERDQGNSESYYAYPQGIKPQGPNTQPPPRLYTCAICWKSFRHHFHLTAHHQAVHEGGDRLFCCEVCGKAFAYANSLTRHRLSQHGLTRTGQANQPGGGSVPGGSGSATGSVSESEAATNALLQLVPPSGTHGGQQTHTSVPHSQQPPQQPPTGFSPLFYLPELAPPHSATSSAPTYSHPLPHNSTLTTLSNHQQPIGIKGEPMYPTGPVHPLNTTPSLHPLLLLSPSQQQHNQHAQQLPVEMQIPHPQQQNLQTQDDLKKHRKKKKAKEALHIIGATGGQSTGGGSEEMDEKQKAEKQKEKRRKLLKKKRGGIHQQELRRKKRIAHFLKLRRAGGGLNMGKLSSLDVPQKCFPCPLCPRTIFSRQSALLVHRAVRHPPKTSCPQARLECPVCGKRSRKFLAALSHRGFHLTKGSFSCPRCPLRFWNGVLLGRHTVACRGAIRGGSGGSTALKLKSAPSKVVKKEGQGETVLMEYRH, from the coding sequence ATGGAGAGTGGGGGCAGTGGGCGCTCATCAGCAGGTggagggggtggtggtggaggggcaGGTACAAGTAATAGTGGCAGcggaaacagcagcagcagtgcAGGAAGGAGTGGAGGGAGCAGCTCCAGAAGTGGTGGAGGTGGCTCTAGTTCCGGGGCTTCAAACCGTAGCTCCTCAGTCAGTGGTAGTGGAATTATTATCACCACTTCAGGAGCTGGCGGTGTGGCTCCAGCACCTCCACCTTCAAGTGAATGGGAGATGTTCCAGTTTGGAAAATATAATTTGGACATCATAGAAATGCTGAGTGGACATCAGGCCCACCAGTTTAAAGGTCTTGGATTAGAGAGGCAACTGCAACATCAACAGCAAGTTCAGCTTCATCAGCaccagcagcagctccagcagcagcagcaggctgAAACCTCGGGAGCCCTCCTGTCTGGACTCAGCCTTGGTTCACTGCAGGGACCTAGAGGCAACGCCTTTTCAGATTCCTCTTcaattttttccaaaatgactgCCCCTCCTCCACCTCTGCCGCCAcagccatcatcatcatcctcccaGAGTTCTCGCAAGTCGAGCAAGATGGGTGTGAGTGGTGCTAGTGGAGGGGGGAGTGCAAGTCATGGAACGGCATACCCACAGTTTTTGCGTTCATTTCATCCTGCTGAGGCAGCACTAGCCCAGGAACAGCTGCACCCAGGAATGGGAAGGTTTGAGCACTTTGCCGGAGGCAGTGGAGGTACTGGAGGAGCAGGAGGTATTGGAGGAATTGTTGCATCTGCTCCTccgccaccaccacctttgcatCCTGGTCTCTCTGTTCCCCAAGCATCCCCTGGACCCTCATCTTCAACCCCATCTCCTTCGAGCTCAGCTTCCACCTCTAATAATCCTTCCAGCAGCAGCAGTACAGTAACCTCTCTGGGGCACCAGCTCGTTGGGGCTCAGTCTGATGCCCGCAGCCTACACCAGCAGTTCAGCTGCATGCTGGCAGCCAATCAGTACTTCCTTTCTGGTGTGCCAGCTAATGCCAGCTTGGAACAGTTTCTAGTCCAGCAAGGAACACACAACCATCTTGGTTTGGGTTTAAGTCAAGCTGGTGGGGAAACAAGTTCTGGACTTGCGCCACCCCCTGCTCTTCatccctctcacacacacagtcactctaCTCcccagcagcaacagcagcagcaacaacagcagcagcagcaacaacagtTACCACCCCATGCTTTATCCCACCCCCACTCTCATTCCCACCCTCATCACCCTCTCCACGCAGCCCCCCAGTCCTCCTCACTTGGAAGTTTTGATTTCCAAGGTATTCCGGTTCTCTCCTCTAATCAGTTAGCATCTCTGATGCAGCAAGAATCTGGCTTACCTCTCCCGCTGCCGCTTCTTTCTCTCCCAAAGGAGGAAGGGAAAGGAGACACTGCAGGTGGGGGAAGTGGAGGAGGCAGACGTAAGAAGGCTATGGCTGGCTACCTGCCTCAAAGGAAGCTTGAGAGCAACAATAATACTAGCAGTAACAACAGCCATAGTGCTGGAGACCCAAACCCCAGTAGTAGTTCTGGAAGGCATGGTCATGATGCATCTTCAGGCCTTGTTGGAGGCAGCGGAGGGGTCAATATGCAAAGTGTTAGTGGAGAGCCCTCCTCTCTCCTGACCTcttcagcttcatcttcctcagcTGTTTCATCTTCCTCATCTTCCGTCCCATCTTCAACCGCAGCATCAGTCCTTGTAACAAATGGCTTACAAATTACCAAATCTGAAAGTATTGGTGCTATGACACCCACCATTACTCAACCTGAACCAGAGCCTCTTTATCACTGCGGGGAATGCGGTAAAACCTTTACTCATCTCTCAAGCCTCCGAAGACATCTGCGCAGTCATGGTTTAGTTTCTGGAAATGGTAGCAATACTAACAGTAGCGCTAACCCCATTTCCATTCCCAGCCAAAATCACCACCAACCTGATGCCAACATACCCCACTCGACGCAGGACCTGACCTCTCAGTCCAACTCACATCATCAACAGCCACAACCACAAGCCTCTTTAAATGCTCAACAACAACAGCCAAATCCAGCTCCCATATCTTCATCATCTTGCCCAAGTCCTGAAAAGAATCATCGTTGCCCTGAATGTGGAAAGGGATTTAAGAAAAGGGGACACCTCCTCCAGCATGGGGTCATCCACTCTGGAGCACGACCTTTTGCATGTACTATTTGCCAGCGTGCTTTTAATCGCCGTGAGTCACTCACCCGCCATGAGAAGATTCATGAGGAAAAGCCCTACCGTTGCCCAGCTTGTGGCCGATGCTTTCGTGAAAGCACCTCATTACTTAACCATGCAGCTTCAGGTACATGTGGCAAGCCAGGTCGGGGATCAAGGTCCAGGCCTAGCACTAGTGGTAATAACTCAATGATTGGACAGGATGGACGCTATAGAAGTAAAATAAGTAAACCGGGGGGTATAGAATCAGGAGAAAGTGAAGCAGTGGAATATCCAAGTGGGCAACTTACTGGAAGGGTGGTTTATGGAAAaacggaggaagaggaggaagaggaggatggaGTGGTTGGGAGTATGATAGGAGAAGATCAAGATGTAAAAACGGCTTTAACATGTGAAGGTCTTTTCCAGTCAGGAAGGGGAGGTGTTGGAAGCAGTGGGAATAAAACGGAAGGAAAGTATTCTGCTGATTACTCTCGGAATCGTTATCAGACATTGTACCGAGGTGATGAGTACCGTGGTGACTACAAGCAACATCGTTCTCAAGCTAATCCCTCTCCTTGTTATCCTGGAGAACCCTCCTGTGGAAGTGGAATGACAGGTCCTGCACTCCGGAAAGCACCATTAGCCCCAACTCTACACCCACACCCACAAAGTCAAACTCAGCAACAGCAGCCTCATCTTCCCCTCTCGTCTCTGTTAGATGATACTGAAGACGATGTAACCAGCTCAGTTAACAGTGCCATTTCGGCTattgctgcagctgctgccgcTTCGTGCATGCCTGGGGAGCACAATAATGCTGGAGGCCGGGGCGAAGAACGAAGGGATATTATTGGAGGGCTTCTTGGTGGACTTGGCTTAGGTCCACTTGGAGTTTCTCCTGGTGCCCCTTCATCGACATCTGGAATGGACAAGACTTATAGGGGCACCCAAGATAGCATGGGTAGTACAATGACACCTTCAACCCATCAcaaccaacagcagcatcagcagcagACCTCAACTGTCAAACCTAAGCGGCCTCGGAAACCTCGCCCAAAGAAGGAAGCTGGATCAGGGGCTGGAGCTACTGGAGAAAGCGGCAAGCGAAGAACTCATTCCCAAAGAGGGACAAGTGGAGATCCTGAACGTCTCTTTTTGTGTAGTGTCTGTGGTCGTGGCTTCACGCGTCGTGAAACCCTTAGAAGACATGATCGCATCCACACTGGGGAGAAGCCCCACCACTGTTCTGTTTGTGGAAAAAATTTCCGGGAAGCATTCCATCTTACCAAGCATCACACAGTTCATTCTGGAGAGAAGAACTACAAATGTGGTCTGTGTGGGAAAGATTTTGGTTATGCGCAGAGTCTGAAGAGACATGGAAAACTGCATCAGAAAGGAGAATTTGAGGAAATTCCCACAACAGCTGGAGGAAATAACAGTAGCAGCAGCAACTCTGCTGTAACTCCTGGAGGGAGCATTAGCCAAGAGAGGGATCAAGGAAATTCTGAATCTTACTATGCCTATCCTCAGGGCATCAAGCCTCAAGGACCCAACACTCAGCCTCCCCCTAGACTATATACTTGTGCCATTTGCTGGAAGTCGTTCCGTCATCACTTTCACCTGACTGCCCATCACCAAGCTGTTCATGAGGGTGGGGACAGGCTCTTTTGTTGTGAGGTCTGTGGGAAGGCCTTTGCTTACGCTAATAGCTTGACCAGACACCGGCTTTCACAGCATGGATTAACACGGACTGGCCAAGCTAATCAGCCAGGAGGTGGAAGTGTGCCCGGGGGCAGTGGGAGTGCAACTGGATCTGTTTCCGAGAGTGAAGCAGCTACAAATGCCCTTCTTCAGCTTGTCCCCCCCAGTGGAACCCATGGAGGACAACAAACACACACCAGTGTACCCCACTCCCAGCAACCTCCGCAACAGCCTCCAACTGGCTTCTCTCCTCTCTTCTACCTTCCAGAGctggctcctcctcactcagcaACATCCAGTGCCCCCACATATTCTCATCCCCTCCCACATAATTCAACTTTGACCACTCTTTCTAACCACCAGCAACCTATAGGGATTAAAGGGGAGCCAATGTACCCAACTGGACCTGTCCATCCCCTTAACACCACACcttctcttcatcctcttctacTTTTGTCCCCTTCTCAACAGCAGCATAATCAGCATGCACAGCAGCTTCCAGTTGAGATGCAGATTCCACATCCACAGCAACAAAATTTGCAGACTCAGGATGATCTAAAGAAACaccggaagaaaaaaaaagcaaaagaggCATTACATATTATAGGGGCCACAGGAGGACAATCTACAGGTGGGGGGAGTGAAGAGATGGATGAGAAGCAGAAGGCAGAGAAACAAAAAGAGAAGAGGCGGAAATTGCTGAAGAAAAAAAGAGGGGGAATTCATCAACAGGAGCTTAGAAGAAAGAAGCGAATAGCACACTTTCTTAAGCTTAGACGGGCTGGAGGAGGGTTGAACATGGGGAAGCTGTCATCACTGGATGTCCCACAGAAATGCTTCCCATGCCCTTTGTGCCCACGAACTATATTTTCTCGCCAGTCAGCATTGTTGGTTCACAGGGCAGTTAGACATCCTCCAAAAACCAGCTGTCCCCAAGCCCGCCTGGAGTGCCCTGTCTGTGGAAAGCGCTCTCGTAAATTCCTTGCAGCCCTTAGTCATCGAGGGTTCCATCTCACCAAGGGATCTTTTTCTTGTCCACGGTGTCCCTTGCGTTTCTGGAATGGGGTGCTTCTAGGGAGGCACACTGTAGCCTGTCGGGGTGCCATTAGGGGAGGCAGTGGGGGTAGTACGGCTTTGAAACTGAAATCCGCACCAAGCAAGGTGGTGAAGAAAGAGGGACAGGGTGAAACTGTGCTAATGGAATACAGGCACTGA
- the ntd5 gene encoding beta-2-glycoprotein 1-like isoform X1, with translation MDCSLFFLLAVWACTERFISQATAEQTESCPDSVLGNERRSSCPKRCQTDKDCPGRRRCLCDGQCGLSCVTPGRTCPWPLPLNPNTVSLLLSPAPSFSALLETRCQPGFAMDGSMEAVVRRCQGDRRWSGEDPTCTAVPAIGPRYCPLPDEIRNEFTIKGSSAVGSNILYSCHPGFKLVGNRENFCQQNQTWQYPHPICQRVFCPPPVEVDHGYLVAVQRQEYEVGEDIYYLCKKTFLLDGPNRVNCQSNGTWSEVPFCRARCTVPAQRSRVTLGGLKLWPYEIPDGTVQHGDNITFYCKHPEKQCSFTAVQSCFDGELPAPDCYLEPTWLQYKIFPHRLVSEIELCNSSD, from the exons ATGGACTGTTCTCTTTTCTTCCTTCTAGCTGTCTGGGCTTGTACCGAGCGTTTTATCTCCCAAGCAACTG CAGAACAGACAGAATCATGTCCAGACAGTGTCTTGGGCAATGAGAGGCGAAGCAGCTGCCCAAAGCGCTGCCAGACGGACAAGGACTGTCCAGGCAGGAGAAGGTGCTTGTGCGACGGGCAGTGTGGACTCAGCTGTGTGACTCCAG GTCGCACCTGCCCTTGGCCCCTGCCTCTCAACCCAAACACTGTTTCCCTGCTGCTCTCTCCTGCACCCTCCTTCTCTGCTCTTCTCGAAACCCGCTGCCAGCCTGGCTTCGCCATGGATGGCAGTATGGAGGCGGTAGTCCGCCGTTGTCAAGGCGATCGGCGATGGAGTGGCGAGGATCCAACATGCACAG CTGTTCCAGCAATCGGGCCACGTTACTGCCCACTACCAGATGAGATTCGGAACGAATTTACAATCAAGGGCAGTTCTGCAGTCGGCTCAAATATCCTGTATAGCTGCCACCCTGG ATTTAAATTGGTCGGAAATAGGGAGAATTTCTGTCAGCAGAACCAGACCTGGCAGTACCCTCATCCCATCTGTCAGA GAGTTTTCTGCCCTCCACCTGTTGAAGTGGACCACGGTTATCTGGTGGCTGTTCAGCGACAAGAGTATGAAGTGGGCGAGGATATCTATTACCTCTGCAAGAAGACATTCCTATTGGATGGCCCCAACCGGGTGAACTGCCAATCAAATGGCACCTGGAGTGAGGTTCCTTTTTGTAGAG CCCGCTGCACAGTCCCAGCACAGCGAAGTCGAGTGACATTGGGAGGTCTGAAGCTCTGGCCTTATGAGATTCCTGACGGCACCGTCCAGCATGGCGATAACATCACCTTCTACTGCAAACACCCCGAGAAACAGTGCAGCTTCACTGCTGTGCAGTCCTGCTTTGATGGTGAACTACCAGCACCAGACTGTTACCTTG AGCCGACTTGGCTGCAGTACAAAATCTTCCCCCATCGCCTGGTTTCAGAAATTGAGCTTTGTAATTCCAGTGACTAG